The Caproicibacterium lactatifermentans genome contains a region encoding:
- a CDS encoding PLP-dependent aminotransferase family protein codes for MTYDYIQIDKKNGQPLYQQLYEQLRTAAQRGSLRPGQKLPSIRRLSEDLGLSRTTIESAYQQLCVEGYIEARPQRGYFVLTGGGRRGARPAAVTCPPRHLPRYNFGTDSVDSSCADMKIWRRHIREVLNRPQALVSYGEPQGELPLREALCAYSYGARGVVCSPEQVVIGAGSQPLLYLLCGLLQGSVGAVALEEPGFPQAEQVFADCGMDVVHLPGDKSGMEPEALRQSGAKIAYVSPSSRQGCGNPIPLLRRQELLQWAAQRGGLLIEDDYNGELRYRARPIPSMQGMAADGRVIYFGSFSKLLLPSVRVGYMVLPPRLLPLYLARASHYNQTASKVEQLALADYVKSGQLERQLRRLRKVYAQKSSQLLRCLHQAFGARAQLHLQETPLCVTLHLQDAPSPARLAELAAAHDVRVCPGPENQVTLGFAGIPLEQIAPGVLALRNAWKIV; via the coding sequence TTGACATATGACTATATTCAAATAGACAAAAAGAACGGACAGCCGCTGTATCAGCAACTGTATGAACAGCTGCGCACAGCCGCCCAGCGTGGCAGTCTGCGCCCCGGACAGAAGCTGCCCAGTATCCGCCGCCTAAGTGAGGACCTCGGCCTTTCCCGCACAACGATTGAAAGCGCATATCAGCAGCTTTGTGTAGAAGGCTACATTGAAGCACGCCCGCAGCGCGGTTATTTTGTCCTGACTGGAGGAGGCCGCCGAGGGGCTCGGCCAGCAGCCGTAACGTGCCCGCCACGTCATCTTCCACGCTATAACTTCGGCACAGATTCTGTAGACAGCTCCTGTGCAGATATGAAAATTTGGCGCCGCCATATTCGGGAGGTGCTTAACCGCCCGCAGGCACTGGTCAGCTATGGTGAACCCCAGGGAGAATTGCCGCTGCGGGAAGCGCTGTGTGCCTACAGCTACGGTGCCCGCGGCGTTGTCTGTTCTCCGGAACAGGTTGTTATCGGTGCCGGTTCACAGCCGCTTTTGTATTTGCTTTGTGGGCTGCTGCAGGGAAGTGTCGGGGCGGTTGCGCTGGAGGAACCCGGCTTTCCACAGGCGGAACAGGTTTTTGCCGACTGCGGCATGGATGTTGTTCATTTGCCCGGTGATAAAAGCGGCATGGAACCGGAGGCCCTTCGACAGAGCGGTGCCAAAATTGCATATGTTTCTCCTTCCAGCCGGCAGGGCTGCGGCAATCCTATTCCGCTGCTGCGGCGGCAGGAACTGCTGCAGTGGGCAGCACAGCGGGGCGGTCTGCTCATTGAGGACGACTATAACGGAGAGCTGCGCTACCGTGCGCGTCCTATTCCGTCCATGCAGGGCATGGCGGCGGACGGCCGTGTCATTTATTTCGGCTCCTTTTCAAAATTGCTGCTGCCAAGTGTACGGGTAGGGTATATGGTGCTGCCGCCGCGGCTGCTGCCCTTGTATCTTGCACGTGCGTCCCATTATAATCAGACAGCCTCTAAAGTGGAGCAGTTGGCATTGGCTGATTATGTGAAAAGCGGTCAGTTGGAACGCCAGTTGCGTCGGCTGCGCAAAGTATATGCCCAAAAAAGCAGTCAGCTTCTCCGCTGTCTGCATCAGGCTTTTGGTGCGCGTGCTCAGCTGCACCTGCAGGAAACACCGCTTTGCGTCACGCTGCATCTGCAGGACGCACCTTCCCCGGCACGTCTGGCGGAACTAGCAGCGGCCCATGATGTGCGTGTGTGTCCCGGGCCGGAGAATCAGGTGACGCTTGGATTTGCTGGAATTCCGCTGGAACAGATTGCTCCCGGTGTTCTTGCCTTGCGGAATGCATGGAAAATCGTATAA
- the gatA gene encoding Asp-tRNA(Asn)/Glu-tRNA(Gln) amidotransferase subunit GatA, with translation MQSFSTIHKIQDLYRKRECSCTELTRRYLQTVQRENDDLRAYTCVTEKTALAAAEKVDRKLAAGEPLGPVEGVPMTLKANISTRGIDTDCCSRILSGYRPVYDAAVWQILQQQGAVLLGKSNMDEFAMGSSCETSCYGGARNPHNTGCVAGGSSGGAASAVSAGLAAYGIGSDTGGSIRQPASFCGIVGLKPTYGAVSRYGLIAYASSFDQIGPLANCAEDAAILFDVLSQKDPCDSTCTGARCAAVPALQQSLKGKRVGLAAEYFDGLQPDVQVALEQAQKVYQGLGAELVPLSIPEIKYALPVYYILACAEASSNLGRYDGIRYGIKAEHYTGVNDMIAKTRSAGFGKEVKRRILLGTYVLSAGYYDAYYKKAQMLRRKIRHAFESVFQQCDFLLAPTVPRTAFPFGFTAQDAVETYQTDICTVPVNIVGLPAVSVPCGFDGQGMPVGMQLIGGAGHEDIILNAAHQYELAARADTFRSVSRLQEK, from the coding sequence ATGCAGTCATTCAGTACGATTCATAAAATACAGGATTTATATCGAAAAAGGGAGTGCTCCTGCACAGAGCTTACCCGCCGCTATCTGCAGACGGTCCAGCGTGAAAATGACGACTTGCGGGCCTATACCTGCGTGACGGAAAAGACTGCCTTGGCGGCCGCCGAAAAGGTGGACCGGAAACTGGCAGCCGGTGAGCCGCTCGGTCCAGTAGAGGGCGTTCCTATGACGCTGAAAGCCAACATCAGCACCCGTGGCATTGATACAGACTGTTGTTCCCGCATCCTTTCCGGCTACCGTCCGGTGTATGATGCCGCTGTTTGGCAGATTTTGCAGCAGCAGGGGGCAGTACTTCTCGGTAAGAGCAATATGGATGAGTTCGCCATGGGCTCCAGCTGTGAAACCAGCTGCTACGGCGGTGCACGCAATCCGCACAACACAGGCTGTGTGGCAGGCGGTTCTTCCGGTGGCGCTGCCAGCGCAGTTTCCGCCGGTTTGGCGGCGTACGGCATTGGCAGCGATACCGGCGGTTCTATCCGTCAGCCGGCTTCCTTCTGCGGCATTGTCGGGCTGAAGCCTACCTACGGTGCGGTGTCCCGTTATGGCCTGATTGCGTATGCCAGCTCCTTTGACCAGATTGGCCCGCTGGCAAACTGTGCCGAAGATGCGGCTATCTTATTTGATGTGCTGTCCCAAAAGGACCCGTGCGACAGCACTTGTACCGGCGCGCGCTGTGCGGCGGTTCCGGCTTTGCAGCAGAGCCTAAAGGGCAAACGGGTTGGCTTGGCGGCCGAATATTTTGACGGCCTGCAGCCAGATGTGCAGGTGGCACTGGAGCAGGCACAAAAAGTGTATCAGGGCCTTGGCGCCGAGCTGGTGCCGCTATCAATTCCGGAAATCAAATATGCGCTGCCGGTCTATTATATTCTTGCCTGTGCGGAAGCCTCCTCCAACCTCGGCCGCTATGACGGCATTCGTTATGGCATAAAGGCAGAACACTACACTGGTGTGAATGATATGATTGCCAAGACACGCAGTGCCGGCTTCGGCAAAGAAGTGAAGCGCCGTATTCTGTTGGGCACCTATGTGCTGAGTGCTGGCTATTATGATGCTTATTATAAGAAAGCGCAGATGCTGCGCCGAAAAATCCGTCATGCGTTTGAGTCGGTTTTCCAGCAGTGTGATTTCCTGTTGGCACCGACAGTACCGCGTACGGCATTTCCGTTCGGTTTCACTGCACAGGACGCGGTGGAAACCTATCAGACGGATATCTGCACAGTGCCGGTCAATATTGTCGGCCTGCCGGCAGTCAGTGTGCCGTGTGGCTTTGACGGGCAGGGAATGCCGGTCGGCATGCAGCTTATTGGTGGTGCTGGACATGAAGATATTATTCTCAACGCGGCCCATCAGTATGAACTGGCTGCCCGCGCGGACACTTTTCGTAGTGTGTCCCGCCTGCAGGAAAAGTGA
- a CDS encoding PHP domain-containing protein encodes MAADLHCHTKMSDGTLCIDELVDLAKKRGLSTIAVTDQDTFAGTGRAVMYGKRKGVEVIPGAEFSTTDGKTGRQVHILCYCCPHPARLAGLCKRIAEMRRHAALLMLQKVLHLYPMPVEMITRRAQGSTNIFPQHVMHALLDAGYTDELFGDLYRQLFAPKTGLAYIPVSYPETHEVIQQIHGAGGLAVMAHPGQFDSYDIFLEMSASHELDGVEVCHPLNSEEDRKGLRAMAKQYGLLMTGGSDFRGMYAEHHYPLGTYTTDDTEVCRLRSMAESA; translated from the coding sequence TTGGCTGCGGACTTACACTGTCATACGAAAATGTCAGATGGCACATTGTGCATTGACGAACTGGTGGATTTGGCGAAAAAGCGGGGGCTCAGCACCATTGCAGTTACCGACCAGGACACCTTTGCTGGAACCGGACGGGCGGTTATGTACGGGAAACGCAAGGGCGTAGAGGTGATTCCGGGTGCGGAATTTTCCACTACGGACGGCAAAACGGGCAGGCAGGTACATATTCTTTGTTACTGCTGCCCACATCCAGCACGGCTGGCGGGCCTATGCAAACGGATTGCAGAAATGCGGCGGCACGCCGCACTCTTAATGCTGCAGAAGGTCCTGCACCTGTATCCCATGCCGGTGGAAATGATTACCCGCCGTGCACAGGGCAGCACCAATATCTTTCCGCAGCATGTGATGCATGCGCTGCTGGATGCCGGTTATACGGACGAACTGTTTGGCGATTTGTACCGTCAGCTATTTGCCCCAAAGACCGGTCTGGCCTACATTCCGGTCAGCTATCCGGAAACCCATGAGGTTATTCAGCAAATTCATGGTGCCGGTGGTTTGGCCGTGATGGCACATCCGGGGCAGTTTGACAGCTATGATATCTTCTTGGAGATGTCGGCTTCCCATGAACTGGACGGTGTGGAGGTGTGCCATCCGCTAAACAGCGAAGAGGACCGCAAAGGTTTGCGGGCTATGGCTAAACAGTATGGCCTGCTGATGACCGGCGGCTCAGACTTCCGCGGCATGTATGCGGAACATCATTATCCGCTCGGCACTTATACAACGGATGATACCGAAGTTTGCCGGCTGAGAAGCATGGCAGAAAGTGCCTGA
- the trxA gene encoding thioredoxin, translated as MERTVRIMADVIHADEASFDKTLKENKVVLCDFWATWCGPCRMLAPTIEQLAQEYSGRVTVMKVDVDQNQKLAEKYNIMSIPTVYVFRDGAPADSRVGAFPIDDYRKMLDAVL; from the coding sequence ATGGAAAGGACGGTAAGAATAATGGCAGATGTCATTCATGCAGATGAGGCTTCCTTTGACAAAACCCTGAAAGAGAATAAAGTGGTTCTGTGCGATTTCTGGGCTACATGGTGTGGTCCGTGCCGGATGCTGGCCCCTACGATTGAGCAGCTGGCCCAAGAGTACAGCGGCCGCGTCACCGTAATGAAAGTGGATGTTGACCAGAATCAGAAACTGGCCGAAAAGTACAACATCATGAGTATTCCAACCGTATATGTTTTTCGGGATGGTGCACCTGCGGACAGCCGTGTCGGTGCGTTCCCCATTGACGATTACCGCAAAATGCTGGACGCTGTTTTGTAA
- a CDS encoding peptidylprolyl isomerase, translating into MIDFMQIKKRFACGIMALLFALSAAGCGSSASSDAASSQALSSQSTSSGISAVQPNDGKQLGYQLEKPTAGEKVAVLQTSMGTIRLRLFPQAAPKTVQNFEGLIQKGYYNGLTFHRVIKDFMVQTGDPKGDGTGGKSVWGGTFEDEFNANLVNLRGSVAMANGGYNTNGSQFFINQAGPVNESTWQQAASVYQQLQSYDKSQWPQIAQTQYTILNTNKLTSAYKALYQKQGGNPNLDGAYNAFTPPRGHSVFAQVYDGMDVVDKIAAAPVDSSDKPTTAIKIIKASLEAYQ; encoded by the coding sequence ATGATAGATTTCATGCAGATAAAAAAGCGTTTTGCCTGCGGCATAATGGCGCTGCTGTTTGCACTTTCTGCGGCGGGCTGCGGCAGTTCAGCATCCTCGGATGCGGCTTCCTCACAGGCATTGTCCAGCCAAAGCACTTCTTCCGGCATCAGTGCTGTGCAGCCAAATGATGGCAAGCAGCTGGGTTACCAACTGGAAAAACCAACGGCAGGGGAGAAAGTAGCCGTTTTGCAGACTTCCATGGGGACGATCCGCCTGCGCTTATTCCCGCAGGCAGCACCTAAGACCGTACAAAATTTTGAGGGTCTCATTCAAAAGGGGTACTACAATGGCTTGACCTTTCACCGTGTGATAAAAGATTTTATGGTTCAGACCGGTGATCCCAAAGGGGACGGCACCGGCGGCAAAAGCGTATGGGGCGGTACGTTTGAAGATGAGTTTAATGCCAACTTAGTCAACCTGCGCGGCTCAGTTGCCATGGCGAACGGCGGATACAACACAAATGGCAGCCAGTTTTTCATTAACCAGGCCGGACCAGTCAACGAAAGCACATGGCAGCAGGCGGCTTCTGTATACCAGCAGCTGCAGTCTTATGACAAGAGCCAGTGGCCGCAAATTGCCCAGACACAGTACACTATTTTGAATACAAATAAGCTGACAAGCGCCTACAAGGCACTGTATCAGAAGCAGGGTGGAAACCCAAATTTGGATGGTGCCTACAACGCCTTTACGCCGCCGCGCGGCCATTCCGTTTTTGCGCAGGTGTATGACGGTATGGATGTGGTAGACAAGATTGCCGCTGCTCCAGTGGACAGCAGCGATAAACCGACAACCGCGATTAAAATCATCAAAGCTTCGCTAGAAGCCTATCAATAA
- the deoD gene encoding purine-nucleoside phosphorylase, protein MAKTSISASITVKDNTDIAKVVLMPGDPLRAKHVADHYLENPVCFNTIRNMLGYTGTYRGKKISVMGSGMGIPSLGIYATELYNQFDVDAIIRIGSAGGLSDKVKVRDVVIAMAASTNSSYGDAYGIPGQLAAAADYGMLADSVAAAKELKVNAVVGNVYSSDFFYYPQSDLNQKLRDFGHLAVEMEAAGLYWTAAACHKKALSILTISDHIFTGEALSAEERQNSFHDMMKVALETAWHAIP, encoded by the coding sequence ATGGCAAAGACTTCAATATCAGCAAGCATTACCGTCAAAGACAACACAGACATTGCCAAAGTAGTTCTTATGCCTGGTGACCCGCTGCGTGCAAAACATGTGGCGGACCATTACTTAGAAAATCCAGTCTGCTTCAATACGATACGCAATATGTTGGGGTACACCGGCACTTACCGCGGCAAAAAGATTTCCGTGATGGGCAGCGGCATGGGTATCCCATCTCTGGGAATTTATGCTACAGAACTATACAACCAGTTTGATGTAGATGCCATCATCCGCATTGGTTCCGCAGGCGGTTTGTCTGATAAGGTAAAAGTTCGTGACGTTGTTATTGCTATGGCCGCATCTACCAACTCGTCTTATGGTGATGCATATGGAATCCCCGGCCAGCTGGCTGCGGCTGCCGATTATGGAATGCTGGCAGATTCTGTTGCAGCCGCGAAAGAACTGAAAGTAAACGCCGTTGTCGGCAATGTTTATTCGTCTGACTTTTTCTATTATCCGCAGTCGGATTTGAATCAGAAACTGCGCGATTTTGGTCACCTTGCGGTTGAAATGGAAGCTGCCGGTTTGTATTGGACTGCTGCGGCTTGCCATAAGAAGGCCCTGAGCATTCTGACCATTTCGGACCACATCTTTACCGGCGAAGCTCTGTCTGCTGAGGAGCGTCAGAATTCTTTCCATGATATGATGAAGGTCGCTTTGGAAACAGCATGGCACGCCATTCCGTAA
- a CDS encoding TIGR03905 family TSCPD domain-containing protein yields MDYVYKTKGTCSREIRLQLDGDIIRDVQVIGGCNGNLKGIAALVKGMKAEDVIRRCSGIHCGLKPTSCPDQLAKALTEALQKQQH; encoded by the coding sequence GTGGATTATGTATACAAGACAAAGGGAACGTGCTCCAGAGAAATCCGTTTGCAGCTGGATGGTGATATTATCCGCGATGTGCAGGTTATCGGCGGCTGTAACGGTAACTTAAAGGGCATTGCGGCGCTGGTCAAGGGAATGAAGGCGGAGGACGTCATCCGCCGCTGCAGTGGTATCCACTGTGGGTTAAAACCTACTTCCTGCCCAGACCAGCTGGCAAAGGCATTGACTGAAGCGCTGCAAAAGCAGCAGCACTGA
- a CDS encoding class II aldolase/adducin family protein, which translates to MSRCEEEIKSGYKEALLQAGRKMLHSGLTVETWGNLSVRDPETGLIYLTPSAMPYDTLTEGDIVVVRVDGTIVQGTRKPTVEEGMHRDIYGARPDVQAIIHTHPMHSMVFAVLHQPIPPILDEAAQTLGGTVSVAPYALPGTQQLAENVQKALGKEGTACLLANHGAVCVGANLDQAFKVCTVLEMTAQVYQQALTIGRPCSISAEDVSYMRDFMLYHYGQNK; encoded by the coding sequence ATGAGCAGGTGTGAAGAAGAAATAAAGAGCGGTTATAAAGAAGCACTGCTGCAGGCAGGACGGAAAATGCTGCACAGTGGCCTGACGGTGGAAACATGGGGGAACCTCAGCGTACGGGACCCGGAAACAGGGCTTATCTATTTGACACCGTCTGCTATGCCGTATGATACTCTTACAGAAGGAGACATCGTTGTCGTGCGTGTGGACGGCACGATTGTGCAGGGCACACGCAAACCAACAGTAGAAGAGGGAATGCACCGCGATATTTACGGGGCACGGCCGGACGTACAGGCTATTATCCATACACACCCTATGCATTCCATGGTGTTCGCTGTGCTCCATCAGCCGATTCCACCCATTTTGGACGAAGCGGCGCAGACTTTAGGCGGTACGGTATCGGTTGCGCCGTATGCGCTTCCGGGAACGCAGCAGCTGGCTGAAAATGTGCAGAAAGCATTGGGAAAGGAAGGCACAGCCTGCCTGTTAGCAAATCATGGCGCTGTGTGCGTTGGAGCCAACCTGGACCAGGCGTTTAAAGTTTGCACGGTGCTGGAAATGACGGCGCAGGTCTATCAGCAGGCGCTAACCATTGGCCGGCCGTGCAGCATTTCTGCAGAGGATGTGTCTTATATGCGTGATTTCATGCTGTACCATTATGGGCAGAATAAATAA
- the aspS gene encoding aspartate--tRNA ligase, which translates to MICKNQYRTKSCGEISEADIGTVVRVAGWVENIRDHGGVQFLDLRDQYGVVQIVVHDEAMLRDVNKECTLTVSGEVILRDEDTVNPKIATGTVEVKAASLQVLGKCRAVLPFDVVTSRETKEDVRLKYRYLDLRNPQVHNNIVLRSHVISYLRQKMTDLGFLEIQTPILSTSSPEGARDYLIPSRKHKGRFYALPQAPQIFKQLLMVSGFDRYFQVAPCFRDEDARADRSPGEFYQLDFEMAFATQEDVFTIAEQVIGDTFRKFGGGKAVSPAPFRRIPYAESMLKYGTDKPDLRNPLEIIDLSDLFTETTFKPFRKKCVRAIVVPDCVKQPRSFFAAMLSFSESIGMKGLGYIEALDDGTYKGPIDKYLTEEQRAEMLRRSGLDKGGVIFFIADDKANAPQMAGQIRTELGHRLGLIDESRFELCFIVDFPMYEIDEETGKYIFTHNPFSMPQGGMDALLHKAPEEVLAYQYDIVCDGVELSSGAVRNHDIEIMKKAFEIAGYTEQDLQTKFTSLYNAFQYGAPPHAGMAPGIDRMVMLLTGEENIREVIAFPMNSNAQDMMMGSPGKVTEQQLREVHIKLR; encoded by the coding sequence ATGATCTGTAAGAACCAGTACCGCACAAAATCCTGCGGAGAAATCAGCGAAGCTGACATCGGCACAGTTGTCCGTGTAGCAGGCTGGGTCGAAAATATCCGTGACCACGGTGGGGTCCAGTTCCTTGATCTGCGGGACCAGTACGGCGTTGTCCAGATTGTTGTACACGATGAGGCAATGCTCAGAGATGTCAATAAAGAATGCACACTGACGGTTTCCGGTGAAGTGATTCTGCGAGATGAAGACACTGTTAACCCGAAAATTGCCACCGGCACTGTGGAAGTAAAGGCAGCTTCCCTGCAGGTGCTGGGCAAATGCCGTGCTGTACTGCCGTTTGATGTTGTTACCAGCCGGGAAACAAAAGAAGATGTCCGGTTGAAGTACCGCTATCTCGACCTGCGAAACCCCCAAGTCCATAATAATATCGTCCTGCGCAGTCATGTCATTTCTTATCTGCGCCAGAAAATGACTGACCTCGGCTTTTTGGAGATTCAGACGCCTATTTTAAGCACTTCCTCACCAGAGGGTGCGCGCGATTATCTGATTCCAAGCCGCAAACACAAGGGCCGTTTCTATGCGCTGCCGCAGGCACCGCAGATTTTCAAGCAGCTGCTTATGGTCTCCGGATTTGATCGCTATTTTCAGGTGGCGCCCTGCTTCCGTGATGAGGATGCCCGCGCTGACCGGTCACCCGGCGAGTTCTATCAGCTGGACTTTGAAATGGCCTTTGCCACCCAAGAGGACGTTTTTACCATTGCCGAGCAGGTGATTGGCGATACGTTTCGGAAATTTGGCGGAGGAAAAGCAGTTTCACCTGCACCGTTCCGCCGCATTCCCTATGCGGAAAGTATGCTGAAGTATGGCACCGATAAACCGGACCTGCGCAACCCGCTGGAAATTATTGATTTGTCGGACCTGTTTACGGAAACAACCTTTAAACCATTCCGCAAAAAATGTGTACGCGCTATTGTTGTGCCGGATTGTGTCAAGCAGCCACGCTCTTTCTTTGCGGCGATGCTTTCTTTTTCAGAATCGATTGGCATGAAGGGATTGGGCTACATTGAGGCGCTGGACGACGGCACCTACAAAGGACCCATTGATAAGTATCTGACCGAAGAGCAGCGCGCTGAAATGCTCCGCCGCAGCGGACTCGATAAAGGCGGCGTTATCTTCTTTATTGCGGACGATAAAGCCAATGCACCGCAGATGGCAGGGCAGATTCGTACGGAGCTTGGCCACCGTTTGGGCCTGATTGATGAAAGTCGTTTTGAACTTTGCTTCATTGTCGACTTCCCAATGTACGAAATCGACGAGGAAACAGGCAAATATATCTTTACGCACAACCCATTCTCCATGCCGCAGGGCGGAATGGACGCACTGCTTCACAAAGCACCGGAAGAAGTACTGGCTTATCAGTATGATATTGTCTGCGACGGCGTGGAACTTTCTTCCGGCGCTGTGCGCAACCACGATATTGAAATTATGAAAAAAGCCTTTGAAATTGCCGGTTATACTGAGCAGGACCTGCAGACAAAGTTCACTTCACTGTACAACGCCTTCCAGTACGGCGCACCGCCGCATGCTGGCATGGCACCCGGCATTGACCGCATGGTTATGCTGCTGACTGGCGAAGAAAACATCCGTGAAGTGATTGCGTTCCCTATGAACTCCAACGCACAGGATATGATGATGGGTTCACCTGGAAAGGTAACAGAACAGCAGCTGCGAGAAGTCCACATCAAGCTCAGGTAA
- the gatC gene encoding Asp-tRNA(Asn)/Glu-tRNA(Gln) amidotransferase subunit GatC has translation MVTHEDVLKIAKLAKLEVAPEELDGLTKDMNEIISFADTIASVSVEEEAYADQNGLENVLREDEVKSGLTCDEVLANAPDTDGSSFVVRPHA, from the coding sequence GTGGTTACCCATGAGGATGTTTTAAAAATTGCAAAGCTGGCAAAGCTGGAGGTCGCTCCGGAAGAGCTGGACGGCCTGACAAAAGATATGAATGAAATCATTTCCTTTGCTGACACCATTGCTTCCGTCAGCGTGGAAGAAGAAGCGTACGCTGACCAGAACGGACTGGAAAATGTCCTGCGGGAAGACGAAGTAAAGTCCGGCCTTACCTGCGATGAAGTTTTGGCCAATGCACCGGACACAGACGGCAGCAGCTTTGTTGTTCGGCCGCACGCGTAA
- a CDS encoding S1 RNA-binding domain-containing protein, protein MFGYEPEGWRINRVENRAALHSPAALERAKQTGQILEGRAVLCDSRHNLMVDLGCMQGMIPREEGALGIREGTVRDIALLSRVNRPVCFTVTGFSGEGSNSTALLSRRAAQEACWQNYLSHLVPGDVLDARVTHLESFGAFADIGCGVVALMPIDTISVSRIDHPRERFSTGMDIRAVVRSIEGRRVTLTQRELLGTWEENAAHFHSGETVGGIIRSVEPYGIFVELAPNLAGLAECRENVSSSQQASVYIKSILPARMKVKLVIIDTFENTQKPKPPHYYFTDSHMDRFLYSPPTCSRVIETVFTEKNE, encoded by the coding sequence ATGTTTGGATATGAACCCGAGGGCTGGCGGATAAACCGAGTGGAAAATCGTGCAGCGCTGCACAGTCCGGCAGCACTGGAACGGGCAAAGCAGACCGGGCAGATACTGGAGGGACGCGCTGTACTGTGTGACAGCAGGCACAACCTGATGGTGGACTTGGGCTGTATGCAGGGAATGATTCCTCGTGAGGAGGGCGCCCTCGGCATTCGGGAGGGCACCGTAAGGGATATTGCGCTGCTTTCACGAGTAAATCGGCCGGTGTGTTTTACCGTCACCGGTTTTTCTGGTGAGGGCAGCAACAGCACAGCGCTGCTCTCTCGCCGCGCCGCACAGGAAGCCTGCTGGCAGAATTATCTTTCCCACCTTGTCCCGGGTGATGTACTGGACGCACGTGTAACACATCTGGAATCTTTCGGTGCTTTTGCGGACATCGGCTGCGGCGTAGTGGCGCTTATGCCAATAGATACCATCAGCGTTTCACGTATTGACCACCCGCGGGAACGTTTTTCTACCGGTATGGATATTCGTGCGGTTGTGCGCAGTATCGAGGGCAGACGTGTCACGCTGACACAGCGGGAACTGCTGGGTACATGGGAGGAAAACGCAGCACACTTTCATAGCGGTGAAACCGTCGGTGGAATCATACGCAGTGTAGAGCCATACGGCATTTTTGTGGAACTTGCCCCAAACCTTGCGGGATTGGCTGAATGCCGTGAAAATGTAAGCAGCAGCCAACAGGCAAGCGTGTACATTAAAAGCATTCTTCCCGCACGCATGAAAGTAAAGCTGGTCATCATTGATACGTTTGAAAATACACAAAAGCCAAAGCCGCCGCATTATTACTTCACCGACAGCCACATGGACCGCTTTCTGTACTCGCCACCGACGTGCAGCCGCGTTATTGAAACAGTATTCACTGAAAAAAATGAATAA